The Alicyclobacillus macrosporangiidus CPP55 genome segment CCAGCGGGGATGCCGTACAAGCAGCTGCTGGCGGAACTCATCGACATCGCCAAGCGGGAGGCGGAACGCAAGCGCCGGAACATCACCAGTTTCGACTCTGACCTCCTGGAGAAGTTCCAGCGCGGGACGAAGTTGGGCAAGGCTTGATCCGGGGGCTGTCGGGAATGGGGTCTGGTTTGGTGGAGTGCACAAGGAAGTGTGTTGTATACTGGTCCATGGATCGAATGTTTGAATTTTACCGAGTGCCGTTCCGGGAGGGTTCACGTTGAACCATCGAAGGCGTCTCGCTGCGGCGCTGGGCGTTCTCTGCGCGGGTTGGTTCGCAGCACTGGCCGCCGGCGCGTGGATGAGGGCCCGGGCGCCGCAGAGCCTCCAGCAACAGGTGCTTGCCGTCGCGTCGCAATTGCGCGTACCCGGGGAACAGGATACCATCACCGCCGCTTCCTCGACCGACGCGGTAGCACAGCACATGCGGTACGAGATCCAGCAGGGCCTCTTGGCCGGGCATTCGCCGCGCGAGATCTTGGCGCAGATGGAGGCGGAGTACGGACCGGATGTGTATGCGGCGCCGCGGTTCGCCGGCTGGGGGGCACTCGCCTGGACGGCACCGATCGCAGGGCTGGCCGTATTGCTCGGGGCGATGGGCTGGACCGTCGTGCGCCGTACCGAGCGCACATCGGTCAGGCCGGTGGAGGGGAGCGATTCGGCCTGGGACGCCCGCTCGGGGTCGGATACGGTGCACAGCGTCCGTGACGCCGCATCGCCGGATGCGGCGGCCGATGCGTCCGCGTCCCGCGTGGCGCGGCGGCTGAACGGGTTTCTGTAATCCTGGAGTTTTCGCGAGGGGAAGTCGGGGACGTGAGCGTATCCACCCGCGTGAAGTTGATTGCGGTGTTGATCGTCGTCGCGGCGGTGATCGGCGTGTTGATTCAGACTGCGGTCACGAAGGCGGCGACCTACTATCTCACGGTCGGGGAGTTGTACGGCCAAGGTGCCCAGGCCATCGGAAAGGAGGCAACCGTCAGCGGCAACATCGTCGGGTCCACCGTCCAGTGGGACCCGAGCCGGCGGTTGCTTCGGTTCGAGATGCGCGACGACGCCCGGTCGAAACCGCTGCCGGTGGTGTTCCACGGCGATCGGCCGGATGATTTCAGCAACGATTGGCCGGTGGTGGTCACCGGAAAGCTGAACGCGAACGGACAGTTCGAGGCCAGCAAGCTGCTCATCAAGTGCCCTTCCAAGTAT includes the following:
- a CDS encoding cytochrome c maturation protein CcmE, which codes for MSVSTRVKLIAVLIVVAAVIGVLIQTAVTKAATYYLTVGELYGQGAQAIGKEATVSGNIVGSTVQWDPSRRLLRFEMRDDARSKPLPVVFHGDRPDDFSNDWPVVVTGKLNANGQFEASKLLIKCPSKYQAKEQTYTAAPSE
- a CDS encoding cytochrome c-type biogenesis protein, whose protein sequence is MNHRRRLAAALGVLCAGWFAALAAGAWMRARAPQSLQQQVLAVASQLRVPGEQDTITAASSTDAVAQHMRYEIQQGLLAGHSPREILAQMEAEYGPDVYAAPRFAGWGALAWTAPIAGLAVLLGAMGWTVVRRTERTSVRPVEGSDSAWDARSGSDTVHSVRDAASPDAAADASASRVARRLNGFL